The genomic region TGCGAAGTTTGCAAACAACATTATGGTTGCACGAACGTGGATTTGATAAAGTTATGAGTCTTAGGGGAGGCATTACAGCCTGGTCCAAAGAGGTAGATATAAGTGTACCTATCTATTGATTTTAGTTCATCAAGTTATACGAAGAGGCCTGTATGAAGTATCTTTCATTATTTTTGTTTTTTATAATGGTTTCTAGTGCATATACTGTTTTGCCTGAAAAATTTGAAGAGGCTCTTATTATGGCCTATCTTAATAATCCTATTCTACAAGGTGAAAGAGAGGCTTTAAAAGCCATTGATGAAAAAGTACCTGAAGCCTTATCTGGTTGGCGACCTAAAATAGGTGTTGAGGGCCAAGTGGGCTACACCCATACAGACCAACGATATAGAACAAGCAGAGGGTCAAGTGCCTCAACTTCATCTGGACGTAGCACCTATCATGATTTTTTAAAATCAAGGGAAGCCAATCTTTCTTTTGAACAACCTATATTTCAAGGTGGTAGAACAATTGCGCAAACCAAGAGTGCTCGCGAACAAGTAAAAGCTGGGCAACGCAACATTATTTCTGTCGAACAAAAAGTTCTTTTTGATGCCCTGACTGCTTATATGGATGTGTATAAGGACGCACAGGTTCTTAGTTTGACACAAAAAACAGAGCAGGTTCTTACAAAGCATCTTGAAGCAACCCAAGTTCGTCTTAGTGTAGGAGAGGTAACGCGCACGGACAAGGCACAGGCAGAAGCCCGTCTTGCATCCGCAAAAGCAGATCGTATCAAGGCTC from Campylobacterota bacterium harbors:
- a CDS encoding TolC family protein, which encodes MKYLSLFLFFIMVSSAYTVLPEKFEEALIMAYLNNPILQGEREALKAIDEKVPEALSGWRPKIGVEGQVGYTHTDQRYRTSRGSSASTSSGRSTYHDFLKSREANLSFEQPIFQGGRTIAQTKSAREQVKAGQRNIISVEQKVLFDALTAYMDVYKDAQVLSLTQKTEQVLTKHLEATQVRLSVGEVTRTDKAQAEARLASAKADRIKAHGNLENSKHQFERIMGYAPVDLLSYPNVTLDLPKSKQELLEITEKCHPNILAARSSERAARYDIKSVERELLPSLSIKGTLSHSDDTSSSNSRVRNATILANLSIPLYSSGSVEARSRQAHHKYRQKGH